The genomic segment AGCATTGCAGGCAGCATTTTGAAAATAACGGGCCAAGAACCAAGCAGCCCCGGTTCTCTAAGCAAAATATAAGCAAGCTTTGCAGCTTCCACAAAAGTCAGCAAGGGAATCAACCAGATCAGCTGCCAGCTGACAGGTTCATTTTTTATAAGCGTGAACCAGCGGTTTTGATACGAATGTCTACGGATGAACAAAGGGACAGAAAGGCGGCCGCCCTGCTTCCATCCTCGGTGATGCAGCGCACCCGCCGAAGGCACATAACTGGCTTTCCAGCCTAGCTTCTGTGCCCGCCACGCCACGTCCACATCCTCTTTATAGGCAAAATAGTCCTCATCAAAAAACTGGCCTTCGATTTGAATATCACGGATCATTGCCATGCGATACACTGCCGCTGCTCCGGATACCCCGAATACTTCCTGCGGTTTGCTCCAATTCACGACAGACTCGTGGGTGGCCAAATCATAGGCTTGGCGTGTCGGTCGCATGCCAAGTCCCGCACTGTCCATCTTTTTAGGATCGGAACCGAGTACTAGCTTCCCCGACACGCTGCCAACTTGCGGATGACTTTCCATGAAATCTACCGCTTCCAGCAAAAAATCTTGATCCAACATCACATCGGGATTAAGAACCAGAACGTAATCAGCATCGGTTTGAGCGATCGCCTGATTTTGCCCGCCAGCAAATCCATTGTTTAAGATATTGGCGCTAAAATGAATATTTCCTTTCAAGTCCTCATTTGCGGCATAACGCTGCACAATCGCTTGTGTTCCATCACTGGAAGCATTATCAATAACAATAACCTGCTCTGGCCGCAAAGTCTGACGCAGAACTGCATGTAAGCACGCTTCAATATCCAAAGCACTATTGTAGGTCACGATACAGACGCTTGCTGTAGCCATTGCAACTCATCACTCACTATCTTTCAAATAATGTTGCAGCGCTTCCCTCCATGGACGCAGCGGCTGTAAATCATTGCTGCGGATAGCACTGTGATCCATGACTGAATACGCTGGTCGTGGAGCGGGACGAGGAAACTCAGCAGTTGTACAAGGTTCTACCTGAATTTTCATCCCGCTCTCCTCAAATATCGCCTGAGCAAATTCATGCCAAGAACAAACTCCCGTGTTAGAAGCATGGTAAATACCATAGTTTTCTGTCTGTACAAGCTTTAGTAAAAAATGGGCCAAATCATACGTATATGTTGGCGAGCCTAGCTGGTCTGAGACGATGTTCAAGTTGGCTCGTTCCGTTCCCATTTTCAGCATCGTCTTTACGAAGTTATTTCCGTACTTGCCAAATACCCAAGAAGTCCGAACAATAAAAAAACGATTATGAATCGTCTGGACCGCATATTCGCCTGCCAATTTGGATTTGCCGTATACCGTTTGCGGATTCGTATTGTCATATTCATTATAGGGCACAGTACCTGTACCATCGAACACATAGTCTGTACTGATGTAGCAAAGCTTAATCCCCACCGCAGAAGCTGCAACTGCAAGATTCCGAGTTCCTGCCCCATTTACTCGAAAAGCCTCATCCGGCTCGGATTCGGCTTTATCAACGGCTGTATAAGCTCCACAGTGTATAATTGCGTCAGGGCAATGCTTCGCGAGCACTGCACGACATTGCTCAATGTCTGTAACATCGAGTTCAGAGCGGCTAAGGGAGATAATCTCTATGCCCTCAGCCTTAGGCAAATGCGCAAGTTCTGCCCCTAACTGCCCTCCCGCACCAGTAACCACAATTCGCTGCGGCTTCCTAGGCTGCTGGGTAATCATGACTGTTCACCCAAACGATCCTTATATTGCTTATCATAATATTGCTGGTAAGAGCCGGACACAACCTGCTCCATCCATTCCTTGTTGTTTAAGTACCACTGAATCGTCGCTTTAATCCCGCTCTCATAGGCGAACTGCGGCTGCCAGCCCAGCTGGTTGCGAATTTTATCCGCATCAATCGCATAACGGCGATCATGGCCGAGTCGATCTTGTACATAAGCAATGAGAGATTCTGGCTTACCCAGCTCTTGCAATATCTTTCTTACAACATGAAGATTGTCACGCTCGTTGTTGCCTCCAACATTATAAACCTCGCCATTGCGTCCTTTATGCAATACGAGATCTATGGCACTACAATGGTCTTCGACGTAAAGCCAATCGCGAACATTGAGACCATCTCCGTAGACTGGCAGCTGCTTATCCTGCAGCGCATTTTGAATCATTAGTGGAATGAGCTTTTCCGGAAATTGGTACGGTCCATAGTTATTGGAGCAGCGCGTAATATTAACTGGTAGGCCAAACGTTTCGTGATAGGCTCTTACGAGCAGATCTGCTCCAGCTTTACTCGCCGAATAAGGGCTATTTGGGGCAAGCGGTGTTTCTTCTGTAAAGAGGCCAGTCGCACCAAGTGTTCCGTATACTTCGTCGGTAGACACTTGAACAAATTTAGAAATCTGGTATTGCTTAGACAAGTCAAGCAGCATCTGGGTACCCAAAATATTCGTCTGCACAAAAATTTCCGGATGTAAAATGCTTCGGTCCACATGCGACTCCGCTGCAAAATTCAGCACGGCATCTAAACCAGCTGCAAAAAGCGGCTCGATTGCCGATTTATCTGTAATGTCCGCCTTCACGAATGTATAGTTCGGATGCTGCTCAATGCTGCGCAAATTTTCTAAATTTCCAGCGTAAGTGAGCGCATCTACATTAATAATGTGGTACTCCGGATACTTATTGATCATATAAAGTATAAAGTTGCTGCCAATAAAGCCAGCACCGCCGGTAACTAATAATTTCACGAGTTAAGCTCACCCTTCATATACAAAATTAATTTCCGCATCGGCAAGAACGGGATGCTTGCCATCCTTGTCAGAAAGAATCGGCTTGGATGTTGGCCAATCAATACCAAGTGCCGGATCATTCCAGGCTATGCCTCTGTCATGCTCTGGGGAATAAAGCGCATCGACTTTGTATTGTACTTCGGTATTAGGCACGATTGTACAGAAGCCATGTGCAAATCCTTGCGGTACAAGAAGCTGACGCTTATTGGCTGCACTTAGAATAAAGCCCTGCCAATCTCCAAAAGTAGGTGAACCTTTGCGAATGTCGACAACGACGTCGTAAATAGCTCCGGCGGTTACTCGTACCAGCTTGGTTTGAGCCTTTGGATTCAACTGGTAATGAAGGCCACGTAAAACGCCTGCTTCAACAGATAGGGAATGATTGTCTTGGATAAATTTACTGTTAATCCCTACTTTACGAAACGTTTCAACATTGTAACTTTCATAAAAAAAACCACGTTGATCACCATATAAGTTCGCTTCAATTATTTTGAG from the Paenibacillus sp. BIHB 4019 genome contains:
- the rfbD gene encoding dTDP-4-dehydrorhamnose reductase, with the protein product MITQQPRKPQRIVVTGAGGQLGAELAHLPKAEGIEIISLSRSELDVTDIEQCRAVLAKHCPDAIIHCGAYTAVDKAESEPDEAFRVNGAGTRNLAVAASAVGIKLCYISTDYVFDGTGTVPYNEYDNTNPQTVYGKSKLAGEYAVQTIHNRFFIVRTSWVFGKYGNNFVKTMLKMGTERANLNIVSDQLGSPTYTYDLAHFLLKLVQTENYGIYHASNTGVCSWHEFAQAIFEESGMKIQVEPCTTAEFPRPAPRPAYSVMDHSAIRSNDLQPLRPWREALQHYLKDSE
- a CDS encoding glycosyltransferase family 2 protein, with product MATASVCIVTYNSALDIEACLHAVLRQTLRPEQVIVIDNASSDGTQAIVQRYAANEDLKGNIHFSANILNNGFAGGQNQAIAQTDADYVLVLNPDVMLDQDFLLEAVDFMESHPQVGSVSGKLVLGSDPKKMDSAGLGMRPTRQAYDLATHESVVNWSKPQEVFGVSGAAAVYRMAMIRDIQIEGQFFDEDYFAYKEDVDVAWRAQKLGWKASYVPSAGALHHRGWKQGGRLSVPLFIRRHSYQNRWFTLIKNEPVSWQLIWLIPLLTFVEAAKLAYILLREPGLLGSWPVIFKMLPAMLRKRKQVNRKMKEKRR
- the rfbB gene encoding dTDP-glucose 4,6-dehydratase; its protein translation is MKLLVTGGAGFIGSNFILYMINKYPEYHIINVDALTYAGNLENLRSIEQHPNYTFVKADITDKSAIEPLFAAGLDAVLNFAAESHVDRSILHPEIFVQTNILGTQMLLDLSKQYQISKFVQVSTDEVYGTLGATGLFTEETPLAPNSPYSASKAGADLLVRAYHETFGLPVNITRCSNNYGPYQFPEKLIPLMIQNALQDKQLPVYGDGLNVRDWLYVEDHCSAIDLVLHKGRNGEVYNVGGNNERDNLHVVRKILQELGKPESLIAYVQDRLGHDRRYAIDADKIRNQLGWQPQFAYESGIKATIQWYLNNKEWMEQVVSGSYQQYYDKQYKDRLGEQS
- the rfbC gene encoding dTDP-4-dehydrorhamnose 3,5-epimerase encodes the protein MKVTSKALQGLKIIEANLYGDQRGFFYESYNVETFRKVGINSKFIQDNHSLSVEAGVLRGLHYQLNPKAQTKLVRVTAGAIYDVVVDIRKGSPTFGDWQGFILSAANKRQLLVPQGFAHGFCTIVPNTEVQYKVDALYSPEHDRGIAWNDPALGIDWPTSKPILSDKDGKHPVLADAEINFVYEG